The following nucleotide sequence is from Labeo rohita strain BAU-BD-2019 unplaced genomic scaffold, IGBB_LRoh.1.0 scaffold_347, whole genome shotgun sequence.
CTTCTTGCAACACAGTCGTGAATTATCTTacctttttgtgtgttttgggtttacaCAATGCTGAATCAGAGTCTTCCTCGTTGGTTTGGACTGCATTAATAATCACAGGTGTGGTAAAATTAAGCTTTTTCAGtatcatttcaacatttatatcTTTGTATTTCTACAAATTAATTTCTTGCTCTCCTGACCTGTTTTTCTACACTTCGTGCAGATGCAGCAGATCACGACTGAAACTGCAATCAACAGAGATCCAGCCGCAGCAGAAACTGATATGTAAAATAACGGTAGGCCCTGATCTGTAATGGACAAATGAGCTCTTGGTGTGAATTTGTTTGCCTGCTCTACAACAAACACTATGAAACATCAGCCCTATATAATCTATATATCACTCACAGTTTACGTACCTAGTGATGTACCTGAGTGAATTTGACAGAGTTCACTGATGTCCAGATGTgtggtctggttgctgatgggattgttgatcacacagctgtaggtgtttttatcctgatattccacctccagaggtagagagagactgatgctgagatcagacacactgatgctggacaataaactgtttcctttgtaccaggagagagtcacatcactcacattcaccaccGAGCACACCAatgaacaattctgctgtgaaGATGATGAAagattttgtgaaaaatctttGGAAATGGTAGGAAATGGCAGATGAGCTGAAAAATATAAgagaataaaaagaaacatgGACAATAATGAACAACAATCTTTGTTGTAGtgtgtttagtgtttttgtcaTATCAATTCTgtcaatatatttcaaaaatagcaaaatacTGTCATAAAACCACAGCCATAAAGTGACTCTTAAATTATTTGTACAGCTTTACAGCTCaaataatgcaaaagttttaaaactacaattaatgtaaatatttttataaagtttaagTTCTCCAAAAGTTTGTCTTGT
It contains:
- the LOC127160421 gene encoding SLAM family member 9 — encoded protein: MFHALVLFCLCWLHSTGVIAAKTNKTQSVMEGDSVTLHTDVTEIQDDDETLWNFGAENSLIAQINKASGIFFTSNDERFRDRLKLGNQTGSLTITNITTEHAGLYKVKIIAAELSSKTFSVSVYAHLPFPTISKDFSQNLSSSSQQNCSLVCSVVNVSDVTLSWYKGNSLLSSISVSDLSISLSLPLEVEYQDKNTYSCVINNPISNQTTHLDISELCQIHSDQGLPLFYISVSAAAGSLLIAVSVVICCICTKCRKTVQTNEEDSDSALCKPKTHKK